A portion of the Algisphaera agarilytica genome contains these proteins:
- a CDS encoding RtcB family protein yields the protein MDSRTHEDKKGRCEMGYEMIEGVPVWGAPDQGAVAQIKTCLGDEQAAAGALMGDHHVGYSMPIGGVVAYRGMVSPSGVGYDIACGNKAVRLDANAEDVKRDIGKIMDMIFSEISFGVGRANREDVDHALFDDDAWDLVNGLKIGGKGGDHLRQAARKQLGTVGSGNHYVDMFVDENDQVWCGVHFGSRGLGHKIATHFVLVGGGSNDMNAKALILAEDSDLGASYLECMQLAGRYAYAGRDWVCQKVADLIDAEIVEEVHNHHNFAWKESHVIDGQAEDLWVVRKGATPAFPGQRGFVGGSMGDISVILEGVESEDSAASLHSTVHGAGRVMSRTKAAGKKRWDRKAKAFVRKTEGMITQSMMNAWVKKAGVELRGAGTDESPHCYKRLPEVLEAHGNTVRIVHTLTPIGVAMAGEDEFDPYKD from the coding sequence ATGGATTCACGCACCCACGAAGACAAGAAAGGAAGGTGTGAGATGGGATATGAAATGATTGAAGGCGTCCCGGTCTGGGGCGCACCGGACCAGGGCGCGGTGGCGCAGATCAAGACCTGCCTGGGCGATGAACAGGCCGCGGCGGGCGCGTTGATGGGCGACCACCACGTCGGCTACTCGATGCCGATCGGCGGTGTGGTGGCGTATCGCGGCATGGTCTCGCCGTCGGGTGTCGGCTACGACATCGCTTGCGGCAACAAGGCCGTGCGTCTGGACGCGAACGCGGAAGACGTGAAGCGGGACATCGGCAAGATCATGGACATGATCTTCTCGGAGATCTCGTTCGGTGTCGGCCGGGCTAACCGCGAAGATGTCGATCACGCGTTGTTCGACGACGACGCCTGGGACCTGGTTAACGGCCTGAAGATCGGCGGCAAGGGCGGCGACCACCTGCGGCAGGCCGCACGGAAGCAGCTCGGCACCGTCGGCTCGGGCAACCACTACGTGGATATGTTCGTCGACGAGAACGATCAGGTCTGGTGCGGCGTGCACTTCGGATCGCGTGGCCTGGGTCACAAGATCGCGACGCACTTCGTGCTGGTGGGCGGCGGCTCGAACGATATGAACGCCAAGGCGCTGATCCTCGCAGAGGACTCGGACCTGGGCGCGTCGTATCTCGAGTGCATGCAGCTCGCGGGCCGGTACGCGTATGCGGGCCGCGACTGGGTGTGCCAGAAGGTCGCCGACCTGATCGACGCGGAGATTGTGGAGGAGGTTCACAACCATCACAACTTCGCGTGGAAAGAATCGCACGTCATCGATGGCCAGGCGGAAGACCTCTGGGTCGTCCGCAAGGGCGCGACGCCCGCCTTCCCCGGCCAGCGGGGATTCGTGGGCGGCTCGATGGGTGATATCTCGGTGATTCTGGAAGGCGTCGAGAGCGAAGACAGCGCAGCCTCGCTGCATTCGACCGTTCACGGCGCCGGCCGGGTAATGAGCCGGACCAAGGCGGCGGGCAAGAAGCGTTGGGACCGAAAGGCCAAGGCGTTTGTCCGCAAGACCGAGGGCATGATCACCCAGTCGATGATGAACGCCTGGGTCAAGAAGGCCGGGGTGGAGCTTCGTGGCGCGGGGACCGACGAGTCGCCGCACTGCTACAAGCGTCTGCCCGAGGTCCTCGAGGCCCACGGCAACACCGTACGCATCGTCCACACGCTCACGCCCATCGGCGTGGCGATGGCGGGCGAGGACGAGTTCGATCCGTACAAGGATTG